Proteins encoded together in one Salmo trutta chromosome 3, fSalTru1.1, whole genome shotgun sequence window:
- the LOC115164119 gene encoding uncharacterized protein LOC115164119 yields MSDPFHPGDSVTLQCTVLSETCTGEHSVYWFRAGSGESHPGVIYTPGNRSDECEKNPETPSPTQSCVYSLSKNNLGPSDAGTYYCAVATCGEILLGNGIKLDMATDTKCNESEKAMVAVVVGLAVALVLCGIGIIFLACTRSKEQVCDNCKAVDACRGGRHDGLRGEQDQDGDTLNYAALNFSERKTKRGRKKRETPQDSVYSDVRCSDWE; encoded by the exons ATGTCTGACCCATTCCACCCAGGAGACTCTGTGACTCTGCAGTGTACAGTTCTCTCTGAGACCTGTACAGGAGAACACAGTGTGTACTGGTTCAGAGCCGGATCAGGAGAATCCCATCCAGGAGTAATTTACACCCCTGGGAACAGGAGTGATGAGTGTGAGAAGAACCCTGAGACACCCTCTCCTACACAGAGCTGTGTCTACAGCCTCTCTAAGAACAACCTCGGCCCCTCTGATGCTGGGACTTACTACTGTGCTGTGGCCACATGTGGTGAGATCCTGTTGGGCAATGGAATAAAATTGGACATGGCCACTGACACGAAATGCAATGAGTCAG aAAAGGCTATGGTAGCGGTTGTTGTTGGTTTGGCAGTGGCGTTGGTGTTGTGTGGGATTGGGATCATCTTCCTTGCCTGCACCAGAAGTAAAGAGCAAGTCTGCGACAATTGCAAAG CAGTAGATGCCTGTCGGGGAGGAAGACATGATGGATTAAGGGGAGAACAG GATCAAGATGGAGATACGTTGAATTATGCTGCATTGAATTTTTCGGAGAGGAAAACTAAAAgaggaagaaagaagagagagacaccacaggaCAGTGTGTACTCTGATGTCAGGTGTTCAGACTGGGAGTGA
- the LOC115169443 gene encoding integrin alpha-6-like, giving the protein MSLEWNKQTLYTAASAESHPISVVLPSHSASQHEDTTEEAIGLARPESCTNNTNMTIQWWGLLLDLWFLLACLPFHISAFNLDTDTKHVLRKNGDPGSLFGFSLALHQQLNPVNKKLLLVGAPRAKSFIKAEITGGIYQCELNTDSKSCERVKLDNDGLFVSTHVY; this is encoded by the exons ATGTCCTTAGAATGGAACAAG CAAACATTGTATACTGCAGCCAGTGCCGAGTCACATCCCATTTCTGTAGTGTTGCCCTCCCATTCTGCTTCACAACacgaggacaccacagaagaagctaTTGGGTTAGCTAGACCAGAGAGTTGTACCAACAACACCAACATGACAATTCAATGGTGGGGCCTCCTACTGGACCTGTGGTTTCTTTTGGCCTGCCTACCATTTCACATCTCAGCTTTCAATCTGGACACGGACACAAAGCATGTTCTGAGGAAAAATGGTGATCCCGGAAGCCTGTTTGGATTCTCCCTGGCACTGCACCAACAACTGAATCCTGTCAATAAGAAACT ATTGCTGGTTGGAGCACCACGTGCCAAGTCATTTATCAAAGCTGAAATTACGGGAGGAATCTACCAGTGTGAGCTCAACACTGATTCTAAGAGCTGTGAGCGTGTCAAGCTTGACAACGATGGTTTGTTTGTTTCCACTCACGTGTATTAG